A region of the Halosolutus amylolyticus genome:
CCCCTTCAACTCGCGGAGTTCAGCCTCCATCTCCTTCTCGCGGCGGCGAGAGATCCAGAAGTAGGCCTCGTCGCGGGTGTCTTCGGCCATGAGGACGACGACACGGCCCTCGGACTGGCGGCCCGTTCGCCCCTTGCGCTGGATCGATCGGATCGCGGTCGGGACGGGTTCGTAGAAGAGCACGAGGTCGACCTCGGGCACGTCCAGACCCTCCTCGGCGACCGAGGTGGAGACGAGCACCTCGAACTCGCCCGCCCGGAACTCGTCTAACACCTCCTTCTGCTGGGTCTGGGTCATCCCGTCGGAGCCCTCGCGATCGCCCTGGCCGACGAACCGCTTCGCGTCGAAACTCTCCGAGAGGAAGTCCGTCAGCGCCTCCGCGGTGTCCCTGGATTCGGTGAAGACGATCACGCGTTCGCCGTCGTCGAGCCCCAGCGTCTCGGCGAGCAGCATTCTGGTCTTCCGGTACTTCGGGTGCAACTCGTCGAAGCGCTCGGCCTTGCGCATGGCCTCCCGGACGCGGGGATCCGAGACCATCCGCTGGCTCGCCTTCGACGCGCCCGACGATCGGGCCTGGTTGCGCTGGCGATCGAAGTACCGCCGGAGTGCCTCGACGCTCTGGGTCTCGACGAGCGTGACGGCCTGCCGGAGTTTCATCACCTCGGCGTGGACGGACATCCCCTCGAACCCCTCCGACTGGTCGTTGTTGATCAACTGCTGGAGTTCGGCGCGCATCCGGTTGAGGTCCTTCTGGGACTGGTCGGGCTGGGTCGAGTCCGCGACGCCCAGTTCCTTCAGCTTCTCGAGGCGGTCTTTGATGACCTCGTTCAACGCGTCCCGGATCTCGAGCACCTCGTCGGGGAGGTCGATCCGCTCCCACTCGACGTCGGTATCGTGGGTGAACTCGGCGACGTCGGCGTCGTCCTCGGTCATCACCTCGATCTCCTGGATACCGAGATTCTCGCAGACGTCGAGGATGGCCTCCTCGTCGCCGCCGGGGGAGGCCGACATTCCCGTCACGAGCGGGTCGCTGGCGTCGGCGTGGTAGCGCTCGGCGATGTAGTTGTACGCGTAGTCGCCGGTCGCGCGGTGACACTCGTCGAACGTGCAGTGGGTGACGTCGGAAAGCGAGATCCGACTCCCGACGAGGTCGTTCTCGATCACCTGCGGCGTGGCCATCACGATCGTCGACTCCGCCCACAGCGCGGCCCGGTCCTCGGGACTGACGTCGCCGGTGAAGACGACGATCTCGTCGTCCGGAATCTGCAGGGCCTCCCGGTAGAACTCCGCGTGCTGCTGGACGAGGGGCTTCGTCGGCGCGAGCATCAGCGACTTCCCGCCGACTTCGTCGAGTCGGCGGGCCGTCACGAGCAGGCTCACGGTCGTCTTTCCGAGCCCGGTCGGGAGACAGACGAGCGTGTGGTGGTTCGCGGCCGTCCCGGCGAGTTGCAACTGGTAGAGTCGGCGCTCCAGGAAGTCGGGTGCGAGCAACGGGTGCTCGATCGTCGGCTGACTCCCGTTCTCGTCCGTCGCTGCCATTGGCGATCGTTCATCGTCGCCGCGAATAAGGGTTCCCGTACCGCGGTGAAAGTGATATCGCGGCCGCCGATCGCCGGTTCGGCGCGCCAGTCGGAACTTCACGACCTCGTTCCCGCAGTCGCCAGCGGTCCCGTCGGAACCGCTCACTCGCCGCTGTATTCTTCGAGAAGGGCCGCTCGTTCCGATCGGCCCAGCCGTTCGTACGCTGTCGCCTCGTAGTCGAGCGAGAGCACGGGTACGCGAACGCGGCCGGTATCCACGATCGTTCGATGGTCCGTGACGTCGACCGGCGGGTCCCACGTGCCGTCGTCCCGACGCTTCTGTACCGCGCCCATGATCTCGACCCGAACGCCGTCGAGGTCGATCGCCCCGAAGTGCGAGCGGATCCGCTCCGATTCCGAGACCGAGACCGGGTCGACGACCCGCTCCGAAAACGCGTCTTCGATCGCGTACGCGCCATCTTCGGTCGTCTGCACGTCGATATCGTCCGGCGACAGCGGAACCCCCTGGAGGGCGAAACTGGTGCTTCCCGTAAGCGCCCACGTTACGTCGCGATCGTCGAGCGCCGTCGCGAGCGTTTCGAGCGCGTCGAGGTACCGATCGTCGAGTTCGGGCATCGCTTCTCGATCGTACTCGGATCGGAATCGTAAGTGTCCGGGTGCGATCGACCGGACACGATGGGAAAACGAGTTTGCGTCGAAGTCCGTAGACAAACAAATATGGCCACGCGCATTCGGGTAGATGGTGATACCTATGAAGCGCTCGCGGCGCTGAAAGGCGACGACGAGACGTTCGACGACCTGCTCTCACGGCTTATCGGAGAGCGGCGGAAATCGATCCGAAACGGTGCTGGACTGTGGGAAGGCACCGACGCGGCCGAGAGAGCGCGAGCGATGCAGGTGTCGGCGACGCCGAGAACACGATAGACAATTGCTTCGTCGTCTCCGACTCGGACTTCGATGTCGCTGGAATCACCGACCTCATCGAGGTCGATTTTCTCGACCGATTTCGGCCCTACCGATAAGGCGATTCGCCGCTTACAGAACGTATGGAAACCTCCACGATCGGCACCCGACTCCCGGACGGCAAGTCGATCGGAACCGCGATCGGGTTCGTCCTCCTGGTCAACCTCGTCGGGGCGCTGCCGGCCACCACCTCCTCGCCGGACTCGTCCTGGTTCCGGAGCCTCGAGAAACCGGCGTTCTACCCGCCCGATATCGCGTTTCCGATCGTCTGGACCCTGCTGTTTACGCTGCTCGGGATCGCGCTGTGGCTCGTCTGGCGCAGCGACGCCGACGCTCGCGGGGCCGCGCTGGGACTGTTCGCCGCGCAGATGGCGTTCAACGTGGCCTGGACGCCCGCGTTCTTCGGACTCGAGCGGCCGCTGCTCGCGCTCGGGGTCATCGTCGTCCTCTGGATGCTCGTCGCCGCCACGATCGCCGCCTTCCGGCGGGTCGATCGTCGCGCCGCGGCGCTCCTCGTCCCCTATCTCGCATGGATTACCTTCGCGGCGGTTCTCAACGCCGAAATTTGGCGGTTAAACGCCTGACGGCGGAGGGGGTTCCGTAGCACCGTTTTTCTCCCCGGAAACTAATCAAAACGATAATGTGTTCGTCCGGAAAAACTCGACGTATGCCCGCGATCGAACTCCGCGGCGTGACCAAACGCTACGGGCGTGCCGGTCTCTTCAGGGGCCGGTCGGTCACCGCCCTCCACGACCTCGATCTCACCGTTCGAAACGGGGAGATCTTCGGCTTTCTGGGCCCGAACGGGGCCGGGAAGTCGACGACTATCGACATCCTGCTGGATTACACCGCCCCGACCGAGGGATCCGTCCGCGTCCTCGGTCACGACGTCGCGACCGAGAGCACCGCCGTCCGCGAACGCGTCGGCGTCCTCCCCGACGGCTACGGGCCGATCGGCGAGCGCACGGGCCGGGAACACGTCGAATTCGCGATCGAGGCGAAAGACGCGGCCGACGACCCGGACGACCTCATCGAACGGGTCGGCATGCGCGGGGTCGGTGACTATCCCGTCGAGCAGTACTCGAAGGGGATGGCCCAGCGACTCATGCTGGCGGTGGCGCTGGTCGGGAATCCCGACCTGCTGATCCTGGACGAGCCCTCGACCGGCCTCGATCCCAACGGCGCGCGAACCATGCGCCGGATCGTCCGCGAGGAGAACGAGCGCGGCGCGACCGTCTTCTTCTCGAGTCACATCATGGAGCAGGTCGAGGCGGTCGCCGACCGGGTCGCCATCCTGGACGGCGGCGAACTCGTCGCAGTCGACACGATCGACGCGTTGCGCGAATCCTCGGGGAGTACGGCGACGGTCACGATCGAACTGTCGACGATTCCCGGCGACGCGCTCGATCGCGTCCGATCGATCGAGGGCGTGACCGGGCTGCGGACGGACGGGACGACCGTCACCGTCGCCTGCGACGACCGGGCGAAGGCTCCGGTCATCGCGACCCTTCACGGCTCCGTCGCCGACGTCACGGACGTCACCACGAGCGAGACGTCGCTCGAGGAACTGTTCGAGACCTACACGCGGGGTGTCGCCCAGTGACGTCCCCGGACACCCTCGCGCTGTTCGTCCGCGAGGACGTCCTCGACACCGTCCGGGAGCGCCAGTTCCACCTTCTCGTCGGCATCTACGTCGTCCTCGGCCTCCTGGTGACCTACGCCGCCGGTCGATCGGCGTCGGCGACCGGGTCCGACGTCGAACTGGTGCCGCCGTTGCTGGCCCTGTTTACGATGCTGACGCCGTTGCTGGCGCTCGGCTTCTTCGCCACCGCGATCGTCGAGAAGCGCACGAGCGGTGCGCTGAAAATCGTGCTCGGGCTTCCGATCCCCCGAGAAACGGTCGTCCTCGGGACGTTCGTCGGGCGAAGTCTCGTCGTCTGCACGGCGGTCGTCGTCTCGTTGCTCGCCGCCGTGCCGGTCGCCCTGCTCCAGGGTGTCACAGCCGATCCCGTCAGGCTGGCCGGTGTCGCGGCGCTTCTGGCGCTCCTCGGCGTGACGTTTACCGCGCTCGCCGTCGCCGTCTCGGCCGTCGTTCGGACGACGACGCGGGCGACCGTCGCCGCGTTCGGACTGTTCGTCGTCTTTTTCTTCCGGCTCTGGGATCGCCTTCCATACACCGCGCTGTACGTCCGGCACGGCTTCTCGTACCCGGAGACCACCCCGGAGTGGGTCGCTTTCGTGACGGCGCTGAACCCGGTCGCCGCGTACACGTACCTGCTCACGGGGCTGTTCCCCGACCTCGACAGCGGGACCTTCGTGACGCCGCCGGCCGATCCGGCGTTCTACGAAGCGCCGGCGTTCGCACTCGTCGTCCTCGTCGGCTGGATCGTCGTCGCGACCGCGATCGGCACCCTGCGGTTCCGGGCGACGGACGTCTGATCGGGCGACACGCGTCTGGTCGATCGTCCGGATACAGCCCCCGATCGCCCGTCAGACCGGGAGGTACTCGATCGCGAACCACGCGAGCACGGCGGCGTAGATCGGGATCGTCAGGTTGTCGTCGACGATGTAGGTCCGGATCTCGAGGGTAACGCCGTCGGCGAGGGTCGCACCCACCGCGGCGGCCATCGCCGCTACGAGTCCCAGGAATGGGATTGCGATCACGGTCGAGACCAGGAACATCGTGATGAGGACCTTCGGCGGCTTGATCCGCTGCAGGGTGTTGTCCGAGACGGCGCCGCTGATCGGATCGCCGAGCGAGAGCATCAACATCGCTGGGAGGGCGATATCCGGTTCGAAAACCACCACAACGGCGGCCATGCTGATCATGTACAGCGCGTAGCCGGCGGGGTTGTCCTGTTCGTACTCGCGGGTGAGTACCTCGTAGAGCCGCCAGTCGAGTCCGATCCGGAGACGGACGAACTCGAGGACGATCGTCCCGGTCGCGAGGACGACCATGAGGATCTTAAATCGGGGCCACGTCAGCCCGAGATCGAGATAGTTGGCGAGCAAATAGAGGGCGACCAGGCCCGACCCGCTGGCGTGGACGAGTCGCCGCTTCAGTTCGTCGGCCATCACATCGTGCCTCGAGAGATGTGACCTTCAGTCCGTCGGTTAGTTCTCCGGAGCGCTATATAGTACTTAAACAGCGATCGAGATCGGCGGTCGGCGGCCCGGTCGCGACTCGGCGCTGGCCCTGACGGGCCGTCGTGACGATCACTCGAGGTCGTCGAACTCGCGGTCGCCGGTCCGGAGCGCCGACATCGTCTCGGGCAGGTCCTCGATCGGGATCCGTGTCTGCTCGGTCGAGTCCCGCTCGCGGACCGTGACGGTCGCCTCGTCCGCTTCGATCGTCTCGTAGTCGACCGTCACGCAGAACGGCGTGCCGACCTCGTCCTGGCGACGGTAGCGCCGACCGATGTTGCCGGAGTCGTCGTAGGTGACCGACAGGCCCGCCGCGCGCAGGTCGTCGACGATCGCGCTGGCCTCGTCGACGAGTTCCGCGTCGCTCTGGAGCGGGAAGACGCCGACGAACGTCGGCGCGACCTCTGGCTCGAGTTCGAGGTAGGTCCGTTCCTCGCCGTCGACCTCGTCCTCGCGGTAGGCGTGGTGGAGGACGGTGTAGACCAGTCGATCGACGCCGAACGAGGGTTCGACGACGTGGGGAACGATGTGTTCGCCGGCGATCGTCTCCTCGTCGACCGAGAAGCCGGTCTTCTCGACGGGAATCTCGTGCGTTTCGCCCTCGAGTTCGATCTCGACGGTGTCGCCGTCGAACGCGGCTCGGTCTCGGCCTGCGAGCGTCTCGAGTTCCTCGACGACCGCCTGCGCGTCGCCGCCGAACTCGGGGCCGAGATAGCTCATGTCCGGATCGACCGTCGCGCGCTCGACGGTCTTCGGTTCGTCGTACTGCTTGAAGATCGTGAACCGATCGTCGGCGTATTCGGCGTGTTTCGAGAGGTCGTAGTCGCTCCGGTAGGCGAAGCCGGCCATCTCGATCCAGTTCCCGTCTATTTCGCTCTCCGCGTCCCAGCAGTCCGCGGCGTAGTGGGCCCGCTCGCCCGAGAGGTGCTGGCGGAACCGGAACCGGTCCATGTCGACGCCGACCGCGTCGTACCACGGCTTCGCGACGCCGAGGAAGTAGGCGACCCACTCGTCGCCGATGATGCCCTCGGAGACGGCGTCACCGATCGTCGTCTGAATCTCCTCGCCCTCGTCTTTGTTCTGCTCGCTGGCGGGATAGAGCGTCACCGCGACGTCTTCGACGGCCTCGAGGTCCGGGTCGTCCTCCTCGGGGTCGACGAAGTACTCGAGTTCGGCCTGCGTGAACTCGCGCGTGCGAATGATCGATCGGCGCGGGCTGATCTCGTTGCGGTAGGCCCGACCGATCTGGGTGACGCCGAACGGCAACTGGTTGCGGGCGTACTCCTTCAGGCGGGGGAACTCGACGAAGATGCCCTGTGCCGTCTCGGGCCGCAGGTAGCCGGGCTGGGAGTCGCCGGGGCCGATGTTCGTCGCGAACATCAGGTTGAACGCCTCGACGGCCTGGCCCGCGAGTCCCGCGCCACAGGAGGGACAGACGAGTTCGTACTCGGCGATGACCTCCTCGACCTCGGGAATCTCGAGGCTCTCGGCGTCCTCGTACATGGTGTTGTCCTCGACGACGTGGTCCGCCCGGTGGCTCTCGCCACACTCCGGACACTCGACGAGCATGTCGTCGAAGCCGTCGAGGTGGCCCGACGCCTCGAAGACGGGTTCGGGCATGATCGTCGGCGCGTCGATCTCCATGTTGCCCTCCGCGACCGCGAACCGATCGCGCCAGGCGTCCTCGACGTTGCCCTTCAGGGCCGCGCCCTGCGGACCGAAGGTGTAGAAACCGCCGACGCCGCCGTACGCGCCGGACGACTGGAAGAAGTAGCCGCGGCGCTTGGCCAGTTCGACCAGTTTCTCGCTCGTTGCCTCGCTCGCGTCAGTCGTCGCCTGTTGCTCACTCATAGAGTGCCTCCAGCAGATCGATATCCCGGGCGATACCGACCAGTTGCTCGCCCGCGACCATCGGGATCTGTTCGATGTCGTTGCTGATCAGCTTCTGTGCGGCCTCCTGGATCGACGTCGACCCCGAGACCGTCACCACGTCGTCGCTCATGAACTCGCTCACCGGTTCGGCCGGGATCTCGATGTCCCGCGTCGGCAGGTAGCGGCTCCCGACGGCCTTGATTCCCTCCCAGGACCACTCGTCGTCCTGGTCGCCGAAGTTGTCGCCGGTCTCCTCCTCGCCCTCGACGATGCGGGCGACGTCGATGATGTCGACCTCGGTGAGGACGCCGCTCATCTCCCCGTCGTCGTCCAGTGCGACGGTGTACGGCACGTTGGCGTAGGAGAGTTCCCGCTCGGCGACCGGCAGCGGCGCGCCCTCGTAGGTCGTGTTCACGTTCTCGCTGGCGTAGGTCTCGACGTCGCCGTCGGCCTCCTGGTCGCCCGTCGCGATCGCGTGGATCACGTCCGTCACCGTGACGATTCCCTCGAACTCGCCGTCGACCACGGGGACGCGCCGCGCGCCCTCCTCGACCATCGTCCGCGCGACGTCCTCGAGCGCGGTTCCGGCCGTAGTCGTCGGGACGTCGTCCAGCAGCATCACCAGCTGGTCTTCGTCGGGCTGTTCGATCAGTGCGTCCCGCGAGACCAGTCCCCGGTACTCGGGCCCGTCGTCGGTCGATTTGATCACCGGCACGGACGAGAACGACCGTTCCTGCAGGTACTCGAGCACGTCCGATCGGGTGCCCGGAAGGTCAACGGTCACCACGTCCTCGCGGGGCGTCATCGCGTCGGCTACGTTCATGTCCCCACCGTAGGGCAAAAATGAGTATAAACCCAGTGCTTCACGGGCCGCCGAACACGTTCGGCTACCGACCAGTCCGCGAACTGGACAGTCCGATTCGACGAGTTTATATGTGGGTGGTAGTCACATACACACATGGTGCCGAACCCCCACACCGTGTCCGCGGACGACACGATCGTCGGCTCGATCGACTCGACGGAATCGAGCGACGAGTACGTAATTGCAGACATCTCTGCCGACGGGGCGTGGCTCTCGATGGAGGCCGACGCCGCCCCGACGCTTCCTGCCATGCGATAATTCTCGCTCGAATTCGCGGCCGACGACGTCATGCCCGTCGACCCCGACCGTCCCGTCACCCACTGTTTAGTACGGGCCCGTAGACTGTCCAGCCGATGGTCGGACCTCGCCCGCGTGACGGACTGGGAACGGACGCGGACGACGAGTTCGGGTTCGAGGCCGACGACTCGCGATACACGGCCGCGACCGTTCTCGCGTCACTCGTCCCGGGAGCGCTCGCCCGCCGCGTGATCGCCGTCTCCGTCGACACCGATGCCGATCGGTACGCGCGCGACGATCCGGTCGCGTTCACGGTCGACTTCGAGAACCGTCTCCCGGTGCCTGTCGAGATCCCGACGCCTCACCAGCGCCGCTGGGGGTGGACGATCGACGGCGAACTCGAGGCCACCGACGAGCGCCGGTACACCCGATCGCGGCCGTCGGCGTTTCGCTTCCGCGGCGGCGAGCGCAAACGGGTCTCGGTCACGTGGAACGGCCGCTTCGAGCGCACGGGGGGCGATCGCCACGAGTCGATCGTCCCCGGCCCCGGCGAGTACGAGATCCGGGCGTTCGTCGCGACCCACGAGAACCAGTATCGGCCGAGCGACTCGACGACGGTTACGATCGAGTAGGGTCCCCTCTCCTCGCGGGGCTATCGCGATCGCTACGCGGGAGTGTAGCGTTCTCCGGAATCAAAATCGAGAGTCCCCGCAGGAGGCGGGGTCGAGCGATCGTCGCATGTGCGTTCGATGCACCTCGACGGCGTTACCCCGTCAGGAAGCCGCCCGCCGGCGCCTGCCGATCGGGACGGCCGGTTTCGCTCTTCTGGACGCCCGAGAACTCGGGCGAGTGTTCGATCGTTCGCTGTACTTTCGCGCCGATGCTCGTGTACGTCGCCACGATGGCGAGGATCTTACTCATACACGAGTAAATAATCACCCACTGCTCTTAAGCCTTTTTGCGACGGTTCTTCACGTTGTGTAATCGTTCCTCACTAGTTGGTCAATCGCTAGCACGACTGTTCAAAACCTATATCGTTCCTGATGCGTTGCTCTCGAGACCGATCGTCGAATCGGGGACGGCGCGGCGACGGATCGACCGGGCGATCGACCGATCCGCTCTGGATCGTCGATCGCTCACCGGTCGTCGCGGTGCAGGTGACACGCCGAGAAGTGTTCGCCGTCACCGTACGCCGATTCGACCTCGTAGGCGGGTCGCTCCCGCGCGCAGATACTCCGCTCGGCAAAGGCCGTCAGCAGTCGCTCGGTCGCCGTCTCCCAGGCGGTGCTCTCGTGGGCGTCGACGCCGTCGTCGCCGTTTCCGGTCCCTTCGCGATCGGTCGCGAGCAGGTCGATCGCCTCCGCGACGACGTTGCCCGCCTCGCCCCGCGGGAGGTCGCCGCCGAAGAATTCGGCCTCCATCTCGGCGGCCCGCATCGGTTCGAACGTCCGGCGCTTGACCGCCCGCATGAACGCCCGCGTCTGTGCCCACTCCTCGTCGGTCCAGTCGTACGCGTCGGGCGCGATCAGTCGCGGACATCGCGTGCGGAACCGACACCCTGACGGCGGATCGATCGGACTCGGGACCTCTCCCTCGAGCACCCCGCGGGCGCCGTTCTCGCGGGGATCGGGGACGGGAATCGACTCCAGCAGTGCCTTCGTGTAGGGGTGCTGGGGGTTCTCGAACAGTTCCGTCTTGTCGGCGACCTCGACCACGTGGCCGAGGTACATCACCGCGACCCGATCGGAGATGTGCCGAATGACCGAGAGGTCGTGGGCGATGAAGAGGTAGGTGAGGCCGAACTCCTCCTGTAACTCCTCCATCGTGTTCAGCACCTGGGCCTGGATGGAGACGTCCAGCGCGGAGACGGGTTCGTCGCAGACGACGAAGTCGGGGTCGACCGACAGCGCCCGCGCGAGGTTGATCCGCTGGCGCTGGCCCCCGGAGAACGCGTGGGGATACCGGTTGTAGTGGTGCGGATCGAGGCCGACCTTCTCGAGCAATTCCTTGGCGCGCGCCTCCCGTCCCTCGTCGTCGAACATGTCGTGGGCGCGCATCGGCTCCTCGATGATCTGGCCGACCTTCATCCGCGGGTCCAGCGATGACTGGGGATCCTGGAAGATCATCTGGATCTCCGATCGCTTCCGCCGGAGTTCCTCGCCGCTCATCTCGGCCAGGTCCTCGCCCTTGAACCGGATCGTCCCGTCCGTCGGGTCGAGCAATCGCAGGATCGTCCGTCCGAGCGTGCTCTTGCCGCAGCCGGACTCGCCGACGAGCCCCAGCGTCTCGCCCATCTCGATCTCGAAGGAGACGTCGTCGACGGCTTTCACGTGATCGACGCCGAAGCTCACCGGCGGGAACCGATCGCGTTCGACGTTGATCGACGCGAACAGCCCGGAGTCTGACTGGAAGTACTTCGTCAATCCGTCGACCTCGAGCAACGTCTCGCCCTGTTCGAGATCCATGTCCCCGAAGCCGATCGGGTCCTCGGGCTTACTCACGTCGATCACCTCCGTCGGACCCGCCGTCCGTCGAGGTGGCTCCACTCTCGACGGACGAGTCCGGTCCGGAGTCGCCCTCCGTTCCCGTTTCGCCGACCCTCACGTCGGCCTCGTCACCCGGTTCGAGCGGGACGCTCTCGGTGTACCCCACGTCGAAGACGTCGTGTTTCACGCAGGCCGCCCGGTGCGGGTAGCCGTCTGCTCGATCGATCTCCCGGGTATCGGGGTGGACCTGCGTACAGACCTCCCGGGCGTCCGGACAGCGGGGGTGGAACCGACAGCCCGAGGGTGGATTGATCGCCTCGGGCATCACCCCCTCGATCGGCTCGAGGTCGGTGGCCCGATCGGGGCGGGGCATCGAGTTCAGCAGAGCCTCCGTGTAGGGGTGTTTCGTGTCGTAGAACAGTTCGTCCACGGGGGCCTGTTCGACGATCTCGCCGAGGTACATCACGTTCACCCGATCGCAGATTTCGGCGACGACGCCCAGGTCGTGGGTCACCCAGATGAAACTCGTGCCGTATTTCTGCTGGAGTTCGTCGACGAGGTCGATGATCTGGCCCTCGACGGTGACGTCGAGCGCGGTGGTGGGCTCGTCGGCGATGATCAGGTTCGGCTCGCAGGCCAGCGCCATCGCGATCAGCACCCGCTGGCGCATCCCGCCGGAGAACTGGTGGGGGTACTCCTCGTAGCGCTCCTCTGGATCCGGAATCCCCACCTCGCGGAGCATCTCGATCGCCTCGGCCTTCGCCTCGTCGCTCGGCAGGTCCCGGTTGAGTTCGATGAACTCGCGAAGCTGCCCGCCCACCGTGAACACGGGGTTCAGCGACTCCATCGGGTCCTGGAAGATGACGGCGATCTCGTTGCCGCGGATCCGGGTGCGGATCTCCTCGTTCGAGAGCATGTCGTCGCGCTCCCGGAGTTCGCCGTCCGGCCCCTCCTCGAGGCCGAAGATCGTCTCGCCCTTGTA
Encoded here:
- a CDS encoding ABC transporter ATP-binding protein, with translation MSPDPLLRVENLKTQFFTETGTVRAVDGISFDVYEGEIVGLVGESGAGKSVASMSLLRLVESPGEIVGGEVTYKGETIFGLEEGPDGELRERDDMLSNEEIRTRIRGNEIAVIFQDPMESLNPVFTVGGQLREFIELNRDLPSDEAKAEAIEMLREVGIPDPEERYEEYPHQFSGGMRQRVLIAMALACEPNLIIADEPTTALDVTVEGQIIDLVDELQQKYGTSFIWVTHDLGVVAEICDRVNVMYLGEIVEQAPVDELFYDTKHPYTEALLNSMPRPDRATDLEPIEGVMPEAINPPSGCRFHPRCPDAREVCTQVHPDTREIDRADGYPHRAACVKHDVFDVGYTESVPLEPGDEADVRVGETGTEGDSGPDSSVESGATSTDGGSDGGDRRE
- a CDS encoding ABC transporter ATP-binding protein; protein product: MDLEQGETLLEVDGLTKYFQSDSGLFASINVERDRFPPVSFGVDHVKAVDDVSFEIEMGETLGLVGESGCGKSTLGRTILRLLDPTDGTIRFKGEDLAEMSGEELRRKRSEIQMIFQDPQSSLDPRMKVGQIIEEPMRAHDMFDDEGREARAKELLEKVGLDPHHYNRYPHAFSGGQRQRINLARALSVDPDFVVCDEPVSALDVSIQAQVLNTMEELQEEFGLTYLFIAHDLSVIRHISDRVAVMYLGHVVEVADKTELFENPQHPYTKALLESIPVPDPRENGARGVLEGEVPSPIDPPSGCRFRTRCPRLIAPDAYDWTDEEWAQTRAFMRAVKRRTFEPMRAAEMEAEFFGGDLPRGEAGNVVAEAIDLLATDREGTGNGDDGVDAHESTAWETATERLLTAFAERSICARERPAYEVESAYGDGEHFSACHLHRDDR